From Caretta caretta isolate rCarCar2 chromosome 3, rCarCar1.hap1, whole genome shotgun sequence, a single genomic window includes:
- the RBBP9 gene encoding serine hydrolase RBBP9 isoform X3, translated as MQAQECSDWSPKGEPQKIPGFQCILRNMPDPITARERIWLPFMESELHCDEQTIIIGHSSGAAAAMRFAETHKVYAVILVSAYVSDLGDENERESGYFNRPWQWEKIKANCNRIVQFASTDDPFLPWSEQQAVANELNAELYKFTDRGHFQSSEFNELISVVQGILNRAA; from the exons ATGCAAGCACAAGAGTGCAGTGATTGGTCCCCCAAGGGAGAACCCCAAAAG ATACCTGGTTTCCAGTGTATACTTCGAAATATGCCTGACCCAA TTACAGCTCGAGAGAGAATCTGGCTGCCATTCATGGAATCAGAACTCCATTGCGATGAGCAGACTATCATTATTGGACACAGTTCTGGTGCGGCTGCTGCCATGAG GTTTGCAGAAACTCACAAGGTGTATGCAGTTATTTTAGTGTCTGCTTACGTTTCCGACTTGGGAGATGAGAATGAAAGAGAGAGCG GATACTTTAACCGACCTTGGCAATGGGAGAAGATCAAGGCTAACTGCAATCGCATTGTGCAGTTTGCTTCCACAGATGATCCTTTTCTTCCCTGGAGTGAGCAGCAGGCAGTGGCCAATGAGCTCAACGCAGAGCTTTACAAGTTCACAGACAGGGGCCATTTTCAGAGCAGTGAATTCAATGAGCTAATCAGTGTGGTCCAGGGAATACTCAACAGGGCTGCTTAA
- the RBBP9 gene encoding serine hydrolase RBBP9 isoform X2 translates to MQYMMLYCSSRDSHLVPCNSTQIPGFQCILRNMPDPITARERIWLPFMESELHCDEQTIIIGHSSGAAAAMRFAETHKVYAVILVSAYVSDLGDENERESGYFNRPWQWEKIKANCNRIVQFASTDDPFLPWSEQQAVANELNAELYKFTDRGHFQSSEFNELISVVQGILNRAA, encoded by the exons ATGCAGTATATGATGCTTTATTGCTCCTCTCGGGACTCTCACCTGGTTCCCTGTAATTCCACTCAG ATACCTGGTTTCCAGTGTATACTTCGAAATATGCCTGACCCAA TTACAGCTCGAGAGAGAATCTGGCTGCCATTCATGGAATCAGAACTCCATTGCGATGAGCAGACTATCATTATTGGACACAGTTCTGGTGCGGCTGCTGCCATGAG GTTTGCAGAAACTCACAAGGTGTATGCAGTTATTTTAGTGTCTGCTTACGTTTCCGACTTGGGAGATGAGAATGAAAGAGAGAGCG GATACTTTAACCGACCTTGGCAATGGGAGAAGATCAAGGCTAACTGCAATCGCATTGTGCAGTTTGCTTCCACAGATGATCCTTTTCTTCCCTGGAGTGAGCAGCAGGCAGTGGCCAATGAGCTCAACGCAGAGCTTTACAAGTTCACAGACAGGGGCCATTTTCAGAGCAGTGAATTCAATGAGCTAATCAGTGTGGTCCAGGGAATACTCAACAGGGCTGCTTAA
- the RBBP9 gene encoding serine hydrolase RBBP9 isoform X1: MFQVRQKLPATKAVIVPGNGSGDIEQANWYRWVWERLEEIPGFQCILRNMPDPITARERIWLPFMESELHCDEQTIIIGHSSGAAAAMRFAETHKVYAVILVSAYVSDLGDENERESGYFNRPWQWEKIKANCNRIVQFASTDDPFLPWSEQQAVANELNAELYKFTDRGHFQSSEFNELISVVQGILNRAA; the protein is encoded by the exons ATGTTCCAGGTGCGGCAGAAGCTTCCTGCCACTAAAGCTGTTATCGTACCTGGGAACGGGTCAGGCGATATCGAGCAAGCCAACTGGTACAGATGGGTGTGGGAAAGACTAGAGGAG ATACCTGGTTTCCAGTGTATACTTCGAAATATGCCTGACCCAA TTACAGCTCGAGAGAGAATCTGGCTGCCATTCATGGAATCAGAACTCCATTGCGATGAGCAGACTATCATTATTGGACACAGTTCTGGTGCGGCTGCTGCCATGAG GTTTGCAGAAACTCACAAGGTGTATGCAGTTATTTTAGTGTCTGCTTACGTTTCCGACTTGGGAGATGAGAATGAAAGAGAGAGCG GATACTTTAACCGACCTTGGCAATGGGAGAAGATCAAGGCTAACTGCAATCGCATTGTGCAGTTTGCTTCCACAGATGATCCTTTTCTTCCCTGGAGTGAGCAGCAGGCAGTGGCCAATGAGCTCAACGCAGAGCTTTACAAGTTCACAGACAGGGGCCATTTTCAGAGCAGTGAATTCAATGAGCTAATCAGTGTGGTCCAGGGAATACTCAACAGGGCTGCTTAA